From Brevibacillus marinus, a single genomic window includes:
- a CDS encoding UxaA family hydrolase codes for MGDKFMGYRRKDGSVGVRNLIAIIPSVFCSAKVAERIAYQVPGSVYFRHPVGCSQVGEDLEVTARTLIQIGRNPNYAGVVVVGLGCERFSPYELADGIAPSQKMLETVVIQQEGDSLAAIQKGVKYAREMQQLASRQQREEADVSELTIGLNCGGSDMTSGLIANPALGIASDKLVEQGGTSILSEITELLGTEHILARRAINEQVAGEIREIIRRTEQRLKRQTSESTNKKRTHLISTGNYDGGLSSVVEKSLGSMKKSGSAPFSGTFAYGERPSAKGLLLMDSPGHDGEVTTGQVAAGAQIILFPTGRGTPTGFPGVPVIKITGNPRTFEKMKENIDINAGEVLLGKKTLQQMGEEIYREILEVASGKLAKAEILGHDEQFCITRLP; via the coding sequence GTGGGTGACAAGTTCATGGGGTATCGGCGAAAGGACGGATCTGTTGGCGTCCGCAATCTGATCGCGATCATCCCCTCCGTGTTCTGTTCCGCCAAAGTGGCGGAACGGATCGCCTATCAAGTTCCCGGAAGCGTCTATTTCCGCCATCCGGTAGGCTGCAGCCAGGTCGGCGAAGATTTGGAAGTGACCGCCAGGACGCTGATTCAGATCGGCAGAAATCCGAATTATGCCGGGGTCGTGGTCGTCGGTTTGGGCTGTGAGCGGTTTTCCCCCTACGAATTGGCCGATGGCATCGCTCCATCACAGAAGATGCTGGAGACGGTCGTCATTCAGCAGGAGGGGGATTCGCTCGCCGCGATTCAAAAAGGCGTCAAATACGCGCGGGAAATGCAGCAGCTTGCCTCCAGACAGCAAAGGGAAGAGGCGGATGTCAGCGAGTTGACGATCGGCTTGAACTGCGGCGGGTCCGATATGACCTCGGGACTGATCGCCAATCCGGCGTTAGGCATCGCTTCGGACAAGCTTGTCGAGCAGGGCGGCACCTCCATCTTAAGCGAAATAACCGAGCTTCTCGGGACGGAACATATTTTGGCGCGCAGAGCGATCAATGAACAAGTGGCCGGCGAGATCAGGGAGATCATCCGGCGCACCGAGCAGCGGCTGAAAAGACAGACGAGCGAATCAACCAACAAAAAGCGCACGCATTTGATATCCACCGGAAACTACGACGGCGGTTTATCCAGTGTCGTCGAAAAGTCGCTGGGCAGCATGAAAAAATCGGGAAGCGCCCCGTTTAGCGGTACGTTTGCCTACGGGGAGAGGCCGTCTGCAAAGGGGTTGCTGCTAATGGATTCGCCCGGACATGACGGGGAAGTGACAACAGGTCAGGTGGCGGCAGGGGCGCAGATCATCTTGTTTCCCACGGGCAGAGGCACCCCCACAGGGTTCCCGGGGGTACCCGTGATCAAGATAACGGGAAATCCCAGAACCTTCGAAAAAATGAAAGAGAACATTGACATCAACGCCGGTGAAGTGCTGCTCGGCAAAAAGACGCTGCAGCAGATGGGGGAAGAGATTTACCGCGAGATACTGGAGGTCGCTTCGGGCAAACTCGCTAAAGCGGAAATTCTCGGTCATGACGAACAGTTTTGCATAACGAGGTTGCCCTAA
- a CDS encoding 2-hydroxyacid dehydrogenase, with protein sequence MSGKKILYFDKVFDALKQLLEEHKPEGFELWYWDELGPQERQDKLASADYLLVATKELDASLLSQAAKARLVQKTGIGVDNIDLSAASRLRLPVCNTPGGNANGVAELTILLTLALYRKLPLVNQATKSGQWLMWEVRPYSFEMAGKTHGLIGFGTIGKATAKRSKAFGTQIIYYDKYRASQQDEQQLGATWLPLEEVLRRADIVSLHIPLLPETRGLIGLKELRLMKPTAVLINVSRGGIVREDDLYHALKDGIIAGAGIDVWESEPIRPDNPLLTLENVIATPHLGAGTRDTLHNVLHMAFQNIKRVEEGSPPQFVVNQIESARLIP encoded by the coding sequence ATGTCCGGGAAAAAGATTCTCTATTTTGACAAAGTGTTTGACGCGTTGAAACAGCTTTTGGAGGAGCACAAGCCGGAAGGGTTTGAACTGTGGTACTGGGACGAACTGGGTCCGCAGGAACGGCAGGACAAGCTGGCAAGCGCCGACTATTTGCTGGTGGCCACCAAGGAGCTGGATGCATCGCTGCTCTCGCAGGCCGCCAAAGCGCGCTTGGTTCAGAAAACGGGGATTGGCGTGGACAACATCGACCTGTCGGCGGCAAGCCGACTGCGGCTACCTGTCTGCAATACGCCCGGCGGCAATGCGAACGGTGTTGCCGAACTAACCATTCTGTTAACATTGGCGCTGTACCGCAAGCTTCCGCTGGTCAATCAGGCCACGAAAAGCGGCCAGTGGCTGATGTGGGAGGTTCGCCCGTACTCCTTTGAGATGGCGGGAAAAACGCACGGGTTGATCGGTTTTGGCACGATCGGCAAAGCGACGGCCAAACGGTCGAAGGCGTTCGGAACGCAGATCATCTACTACGACAAATACCGTGCCTCCCAGCAGGATGAGCAGCAGCTAGGAGCCACCTGGCTTCCGCTGGAGGAAGTGCTGAGAAGGGCGGATATCGTCAGCCTGCACATTCCGCTGTTGCCGGAAACCCGGGGGTTGATCGGCCTAAAGGAACTCCGGCTGATGAAGCCGACAGCCGTGTTGATCAACGTCTCCCGCGGGGGGATTGTCAGAGAGGACGACCTTTATCATGCCCTAAAGGACGGGATCATCGCCGGTGCCGGTATTGATGTATGGGAATCCGAACCGATTCGTCCGGACAACCCGCTGCTCACCCTGGAAAATGTAATCGCGACCCCGCATCTGGGTGCGGGAACCAGAGATACCTTGCACAACGTGCTGCATATGGCGTTCCAAAATATCAAACGGGTCGAAGAGGGCAGCCCCCCTCAGTTTGTTGTCAATCAGATCGAATCGGCAAGATTGATACCGTAA
- a CDS encoding FadR/GntR family transcriptional regulator: protein MKPIKKKRLFEEIIVAMEQYIQEENIQPGDKLPSENELAAIFNVSKTAVREAMSVLSANGIIETRPGSGIFLKDIHGESIVMRVTSNLMEKTDLQEILDVRRGLEVEAAALAAIRGTEEQFAKIKKAHEKLVEVNKAGWIGVDEDYLFHYQIILAAGNTIFRDMFQAVSQKLKEAIRISKMQSMKIEGMWQQAYREHEEIMQALFQRDAESAAKAMRSHLLRNEGKIWANLQGDKDKEAEQKKGTKKR from the coding sequence TTGAAGCCGATCAAAAAGAAACGCCTCTTTGAGGAAATCATCGTCGCGATGGAACAATACATTCAGGAAGAAAACATTCAACCAGGTGACAAGCTCCCGTCGGAAAATGAACTGGCTGCCATTTTTAACGTCAGCAAAACGGCGGTCAGAGAAGCGATGAGTGTCTTGAGTGCAAACGGCATCATTGAAACCAGGCCGGGCTCCGGAATTTTTCTGAAAGATATTCACGGAGAATCGATCGTGATGCGGGTCACCTCCAATTTAATGGAAAAAACCGATCTTCAGGAAATTCTTGATGTGCGCAGAGGGTTGGAAGTCGAAGCAGCGGCGCTGGCCGCAATCCGCGGAACGGAAGAGCAGTTCGCGAAGATCAAGAAAGCGCATGAAAAGCTGGTGGAAGTGAACAAAGCGGGATGGATCGGGGTGGATGAAGACTATTTGTTCCACTATCAGATTATCCTGGCCGCAGGCAATACGATCTTTCGGGATATGTTTCAAGCCGTTTCGCAAAAATTGAAAGAAGCGATCCGGATCAGCAAAATGCAGTCGATGAAAATCGAGGGAATGTGGCAGCAGGCTTACCGCGAACATGAAGAGATCATGCAGGCGCTGTTTCAGCGGGATGCAGAATCTGCAGCAAAGGCGATGCGCAGCCACCTGCTGCGCAACGAGGGAAAAATCTGGGCCAATTTGCAAGGGGATAAAGATAAGGAAGCGGAGCAAAAAAAAGGAACAAAAAAACGTTGA
- a CDS encoding UxaA family hydrolase: MREVQSEAKTALVIDERDNVAVALTDLRKGDVCTVRKGGEVEKLVVSEDIPFGHKLAIQEIGKDESVYKYGEEIGRMSEPIGKGGWIHSHNMYCERGMERG; encoded by the coding sequence ATGCGGGAAGTTCAATCGGAAGCGAAGACGGCCTTGGTGATTGATGAGCGCGACAACGTGGCGGTTGCCTTAACCGATCTCCGGAAGGGAGATGTATGCACAGTCAGAAAGGGAGGTGAGGTCGAAAAGCTGGTCGTGAGCGAAGACATCCCGTTTGGCCACAAACTGGCCATCCAGGAAATCGGAAAGGATGAAAGTGTTTACAAGTACGGCGAAGAAATCGGCAGGATGAGCGAACCGATTGGCAAAGGCGGTTGGATTCACAGCCACAATATGTACTGTGAAAGGGGAATGGAGCGTGGGTGA
- a CDS encoding SDR family oxidoreductase: MELNLEGKTALVVASSQGLGKAIAAELVKEGANVMLTSRDQAKLQAVQEELTQLGKGNVAYHRADITKPDEIKDLVQAARERFGKIDILINNAGGPPGGTFEQFSDQDWQNAFELNLLSYVRIIREVLPDLKREGGRIVNIASSSIKQPIPGLILSNTFRLGIVGLTKTLAEELAPYNILVNTVAPGRIATDRVAFLDQLKANKLGISREEVEAQSKQQIPLGRYGTPEEFAKVVVFLVSGASTYITGSSLLVDGGMVKAI; the protein is encoded by the coding sequence ATGGAATTGAATCTGGAGGGAAAAACAGCGTTGGTGGTAGCTTCCAGCCAAGGGTTGGGCAAAGCGATTGCGGCCGAACTGGTGAAAGAAGGAGCCAACGTGATGCTCACCAGCCGCGACCAAGCGAAGCTGCAAGCCGTTCAGGAGGAACTTACGCAGCTCGGAAAGGGAAACGTGGCTTATCACCGCGCGGACATCACAAAACCGGATGAAATCAAGGATTTGGTGCAAGCAGCCCGCGAGCGCTTTGGCAAGATCGACATCCTGATCAACAACGCCGGCGGCCCTCCCGGCGGAACGTTTGAGCAGTTCTCCGATCAAGATTGGCAGAACGCCTTTGAACTCAATTTGCTGAGCTATGTGCGGATCATTCGCGAAGTTCTTCCCGATCTGAAACGGGAAGGGGGGCGGATCGTCAATATCGCGTCTTCCTCCATCAAGCAGCCGATTCCGGGGCTGATCCTGTCCAATACCTTCCGTCTCGGCATTGTCGGTTTGACTAAAACGCTCGCTGAGGAATTGGCTCCCTACAACATTTTGGTCAACACCGTTGCCCCCGGCCGCATCGCTACGGACCGTGTCGCTTTCCTTGATCAGCTGAAGGCGAATAAATTGGGCATCAGCCGTGAAGAGGTTGAGGCGCAGTCGAAACAGCAAATCCCGTTAGGGCGTTATGGCACGCCGGAAGAGTTCGCCAAAGTGGTGGTGTTTCTGGTTTCCGGCGCAAGTACATACATCACGGGAAGCTCCTTGCTGGTGGACGGCGGAATGGTGAAAGCAATTTGA
- a CDS encoding FadR/GntR family transcriptional regulator encodes MKKDYRIPSLPRMFEQVTRQIIQYIVSEKLEPGSKLPTERQLSALLQVSRSSVREGIRVLELLRFLESRQGEGTFVADPPPFFIPWLAIAQPPAEPACDHYFEIALMSADHILTLSLQQKRTYRRELPPQPFWENFCTVVLDLADELQNPYYAALCSDIFQLLTANDYFADKPAPFALDRFLEAFNRGDLAAVKACLDLLRK; translated from the coding sequence ATGAAAAAGGATTACCGCATTCCATCGCTGCCGCGCATGTTTGAACAAGTCACCCGGCAAATTATTCAATACATTGTGTCCGAGAAATTGGAACCTGGCTCCAAGCTCCCTACGGAACGGCAGTTGAGTGCACTGCTGCAGGTAAGCCGCTCTTCCGTCCGGGAAGGAATACGGGTATTGGAACTGCTTCGTTTCCTCGAATCAAGACAAGGAGAAGGAACATTTGTTGCCGATCCCCCTCCTTTTTTCATTCCTTGGCTGGCCATTGCCCAGCCGCCTGCCGAGCCCGCTTGTGACCACTACTTTGAGATTGCCCTGATGTCGGCGGACCACATCCTGACGCTGTCCCTGCAACAAAAGCGAACCTACCGGAGAGAGCTGCCGCCCCAACCATTTTGGGAGAATTTTTGCACGGTCGTGCTCGATTTGGCTGACGAACTGCAAAATCCCTATTACGCCGCGCTCTGCTCGGACATTTTTCAACTGTTGACCGCTAACGACTACTTCGCCGATAAACCCGCACCTTTCGCGCTGGATCGCTTTCTTGAAGCCTTCAACCGCGGCGACCTGGCTGCCGTCAAAGCCTGCCTGGATCTGTTGCGAAAATAA
- a CDS encoding Ldh family oxidoreductase: protein MDQIVVRVDKQDLEQFVTQVFLGVGLDEQQSAIIARHLVLANLRGVDSHGVGRVEIYTRRLESGLVNKRFEAKVERESPASVLLDGANGSGIVLATKGIERAVDKAKQAGLAVVGIKNSNHCGMLADYTMYAARQDCIALAFTNAPANMAPWGGRERFFGTNPFSYAVPAGDEPDVVFDMATSVVSRGKIIIAEKNRQRIPLGWAISKEGKPTTDPSEALAGLVLPVGEHKGYGIALLVETLSALFTGAAFGPHIGDLYQDFSRPQNVGQCFLVMRADLFMSLQEFKSRMDQMIRQIREIPLMEGVERIYLPGEIELEKTKEREANGIPLSLEIVDELVRVGKRYGVVSHLAKHVG from the coding sequence TTGGATCAGATTGTTGTACGTGTTGACAAACAAGATTTGGAACAATTCGTGACACAGGTGTTTCTCGGCGTCGGGCTGGATGAGCAGCAGTCGGCGATCATCGCCAGGCATCTCGTCCTGGCCAATCTGCGGGGAGTCGACTCGCACGGGGTAGGCCGGGTGGAGATTTACACCAGGCGCCTGGAGTCGGGGCTTGTCAACAAAAGGTTTGAAGCAAAAGTGGAGCGGGAGTCGCCAGCGAGTGTGTTGCTGGACGGTGCCAACGGGTCGGGGATCGTGCTGGCCACCAAGGGGATCGAACGGGCAGTGGACAAGGCCAAGCAGGCGGGATTGGCTGTTGTCGGGATCAAAAATTCCAATCACTGCGGCATGCTCGCCGATTACACGATGTATGCCGCCCGGCAGGATTGTATCGCCCTGGCCTTTACCAACGCTCCCGCCAATATGGCGCCATGGGGCGGCAGGGAGAGGTTTTTCGGGACCAACCCGTTTTCGTACGCCGTTCCGGCGGGAGATGAACCGGATGTGGTATTCGACATGGCGACCAGTGTGGTATCACGCGGAAAAATCATCATCGCCGAGAAAAATCGTCAGCGGATCCCGCTGGGCTGGGCGATATCGAAAGAAGGAAAGCCGACAACCGATCCTTCCGAGGCGCTCGCTGGCCTGGTGTTGCCGGTCGGAGAGCACAAGGGATACGGAATCGCCCTGCTCGTGGAGACGCTCTCGGCCCTGTTTACCGGTGCCGCCTTTGGACCGCATATCGGTGACTTGTACCAGGACTTCAGCCGGCCGCAAAACGTGGGTCAGTGCTTCCTTGTCATGCGAGCCGATTTGTTTATGAGCCTGCAGGAATTCAAAAGTCGCATGGATCAGATGATTCGGCAGATTCGCGAAATTCCGCTGATGGAAGGGGTTGAACGCATTTACCTGCCGGGCGAGATCGAACTGGAGAAAACGAAGGAAA
- a CDS encoding fumarylacetoacetate hydrolase family protein yields MRLATVKRNGKEVAAVVVQNGVVPVETVNQRLHREWATDLFEIIRTGQWAEMNAWYQNGGRNELAALESGVIPAEQVEYAPLYRHPRKIWGIGLNYVEHAADLHEKAPDTEPASFMKPDTAIIGPGDTIEIPLQSERTTAEAELGIIIGKECKNISEAEAPGVIAGFTTIIDMTAEDILARNPRYLTRAKSFDTFFSFGPHLVTPDEVSNVLDLNVATVINGRIHRKNVVANMTFRPWYLVSFHSHVMTLLPGDIISTGTPGAVVIRDGDIVECQIDGFATLVNKVRDLKVAK; encoded by the coding sequence ATGCGTCTGGCAACAGTAAAACGGAACGGGAAGGAAGTCGCTGCGGTTGTCGTGCAGAACGGGGTGGTGCCGGTTGAAACGGTCAATCAGCGGTTGCATCGGGAGTGGGCCACCGATCTGTTCGAGATCATCCGAACCGGGCAATGGGCGGAGATGAATGCCTGGTACCAAAACGGCGGGCGAAACGAGTTGGCCGCACTTGAAAGCGGTGTCATTCCCGCGGAGCAAGTAGAATATGCCCCGCTCTACCGTCATCCGCGAAAAATATGGGGTATTGGCTTAAATTACGTGGAGCATGCAGCCGACCTGCACGAAAAAGCGCCCGATACGGAACCGGCCAGTTTTATGAAGCCGGACACCGCGATTATCGGTCCGGGGGATACGATTGAGATTCCCCTGCAGTCGGAGCGGACGACAGCGGAGGCGGAGTTGGGAATCATTATCGGAAAGGAATGCAAAAATATTTCCGAAGCAGAAGCGCCTGGGGTCATCGCCGGATTTACGACGATCATCGACATGACCGCGGAGGATATTTTGGCGCGAAATCCGCGTTACCTCACCCGTGCGAAAAGTTTCGACACCTTTTTCAGCTTCGGTCCTCACCTGGTGACCCCCGATGAGGTAAGCAATGTGCTGGATTTGAACGTGGCAACGGTCATCAACGGCAGGATTCACCGGAAAAATGTGGTGGCCAATATGACATTCCGTCCCTGGTACCTCGTATCCTTCCATTCCCACGTGATGACGCTGCTGCCGGGAGATATTATTTCCACAGGGACACCCGGTGCTGTGGTGATTCGTGACGGAGATATTGTGGAATGCCAGATTGACGGTTTTGCAACGTTGGTAAACAAGGTTCGCGATTTGAAAGTGGCGAAATAG
- a CDS encoding PAS domain-containing sensor histidine kinase, with product MTFPLDLWGSLGRLHYFMGCLPYPVFTVDRTGRIVEVNEALLRATGYARDELINHHFFQVLPYRGTIGQLYADLLAVEKAGSTMAELEHRTKEGHLCKSKAMIFVLQSEPLLYMVKLYPQPKNTDHCLLEKVINQLIAEANLGVIVLNAQGYIVEVSQMACKLLDLERTKVVNQHIDQVFAGIPEEHRLVKRELLEGVKIQNKAMYWSNSSQRYELLVDSEPVFDETGQVEGVYILFKDVTNLRSLDQKIERNDRLAMIGQIAAGTAHEIRNPLTSIKGFLQMLQQSFTESGMERERTYTEIMLTEINRINSLVSEFLLLSKPRDVQYQMVDLNVVFEEILPIVESQALLHGIDVNYASRGQLPMVVGDNEMLKQVFLNICKNGIEAMGNEGILSIHHHIDTERDMISIDIHDNGPGIPPYVIDKIFDPFFTTKEEGTGLGLSVCQKIIHDIGGQIRVSSKGYGTTFHILLPYL from the coding sequence ATGACGTTTCCTTTGGATCTTTGGGGCTCATTAGGCAGGCTGCATTATTTTATGGGATGTTTGCCTTATCCCGTCTTCACAGTAGATCGAACAGGACGGATCGTGGAAGTAAACGAGGCATTGCTGCGGGCTACCGGATACGCACGTGATGAGCTCATCAACCATCACTTTTTCCAGGTGCTTCCCTATCGCGGAACGATTGGGCAGCTTTACGCCGATTTGTTGGCCGTCGAAAAGGCGGGCAGCACAATGGCTGAGCTGGAACACAGGACAAAAGAAGGGCATTTGTGCAAAAGCAAAGCGATGATCTTTGTTCTCCAGTCGGAGCCACTGCTCTATATGGTAAAGCTGTATCCGCAGCCGAAAAACACGGATCACTGCTTGCTGGAAAAAGTGATCAATCAGCTGATTGCCGAAGCAAACCTCGGCGTGATTGTCCTGAATGCGCAGGGTTATATCGTGGAGGTTAGTCAAATGGCCTGCAAGCTGCTTGACCTGGAACGGACGAAGGTGGTCAATCAGCATATCGACCAGGTGTTCGCCGGCATACCGGAAGAGCACCGCCTGGTGAAGCGGGAGCTGTTGGAAGGTGTGAAGATCCAGAACAAGGCGATGTACTGGTCCAACAGCAGCCAACGTTATGAACTGCTGGTTGACTCCGAACCTGTGTTTGATGAAACAGGTCAGGTGGAAGGCGTCTACATCCTGTTCAAAGATGTGACCAACCTGCGTTCGCTGGATCAAAAGATCGAGCGCAACGATCGCCTGGCGATGATCGGCCAGATTGCCGCCGGGACCGCCCATGAGATCCGCAACCCGCTCACCTCCATCAAAGGTTTTTTACAAATGCTCCAGCAATCGTTTACGGAAAGCGGGATGGAGCGGGAGCGTACGTATACGGAGATCATGCTGACGGAAATCAATCGGATTAACTCGCTGGTCAGCGAATTTTTGCTGTTGAGCAAGCCGCGCGATGTCCAGTACCAGATGGTGGATCTGAATGTCGTGTTCGAGGAGATCCTGCCCATTGTGGAAAGCCAGGCGCTGCTGCACGGGATTGATGTCAACTACGCATCCCGCGGACAGCTGCCGATGGTGGTAGGAGACAATGAGATGTTAAAACAAGTGTTTCTCAATATTTGCAAAAACGGGATTGAAGCGATGGGTAATGAAGGGATCCTGTCGATCCACCATCATATCGACACAGAGCGAGACATGATCAGCATCGATATCCATGACAACGGTCCGGGCATTCCCCCCTACGTGATCGATAAGATTTTTGATCCGTTTTTTACGACGAAGGAAGAGGGGACCGGTTTGGGATTGTCCGTTTGCCAGAAAATCATTCACGATATCGGCGGTCAAATCCGGGTGTCGTCGAAAGGGTACGGCACCACCTTTCACATCTTGCTTCCCTATTTGTAA